The following proteins are encoded in a genomic region of Natrarchaeobius halalkaliphilus:
- a CDS encoding peroxiredoxin → MLDVGDEAPQFELPNQHGDLVQRSDFGGQRLVIYFYPRANTEGCTTEAREFNDAIAEFTEHNAAIVGISDDPVDDIEPFAAEYDLEFDLLSDEHGEVATLYDSYGEKQMFGNTFDGVFRNTYVIAPDGRVETTYEDVSPGGHAAAVLETLESESHEVTP, encoded by the coding sequence ATGCTCGACGTAGGCGATGAGGCTCCGCAGTTCGAACTCCCAAATCAACACGGCGACCTCGTCCAGCGCTCGGATTTCGGCGGCCAACGACTCGTCATCTACTTCTATCCCAGAGCGAACACCGAAGGCTGTACGACTGAGGCGCGTGAATTCAACGATGCGATAGCCGAATTCACGGAACACAACGCCGCAATCGTCGGTATCAGTGACGATCCGGTCGACGACATCGAACCGTTCGCCGCCGAGTACGACCTCGAGTTCGATCTCCTGTCGGACGAACACGGAGAGGTCGCAACGCTCTATGACTCATACGGTGAAAAGCAGATGTTCGGGAACACGTTCGACGGCGTCTTCCGGAATACGTACGTCATCGCTCCCGACGGACGAGTCGAAACGACGTACGAAGATGTCTCTCCCGGCGGGCACGCCGCGGCTGTTCTCGAAACTCTCGAGTCCGAATCACACGAAGTGACTCCGTAG
- a CDS encoding DNA replication complex subunit Gins51 — MNLDELRSVQSKERKKDSLQHLRPSFYQEVGEYIADLEAERDRVAETADDPFSSPEVGRLTDEIETAKDVVEAVYERRMGKLVKQASLSAAGMQADDEGLTAEESDLFDDLVTDIESNKSRVLDVLEGRESDASTGSEGHELDAGTRDGDPPEETPSEPPQPPEPETEPGVDPPLSEGDHQSDTSGVTAADVMDGETDSHTEPDPAVPPRESGESSSNPDRDADETEPDDIVAPDEPDSASGGADPAVDGADHNEITDEPSVERVTVKITRDVGSILGVDDREYRLSADDVVTLPEQNATPLVDREAAEPLE, encoded by the coding sequence ATGAATCTCGACGAGTTACGCTCGGTCCAGAGCAAGGAGCGAAAGAAGGACAGCCTCCAGCATCTGCGACCGTCGTTCTACCAGGAGGTCGGCGAGTACATCGCTGACCTCGAAGCCGAGCGTGACCGCGTCGCAGAGACGGCCGACGACCCGTTCTCCTCGCCGGAAGTCGGCCGACTCACCGACGAGATCGAGACCGCAAAAGACGTCGTCGAGGCGGTCTACGAGCGCAGGATGGGAAAACTCGTCAAGCAGGCCAGTCTTTCCGCGGCCGGTATGCAAGCCGACGACGAGGGCCTGACCGCCGAGGAATCCGATCTCTTCGACGATCTCGTCACTGATATCGAATCGAACAAGTCACGGGTCCTCGACGTCCTCGAGGGACGCGAATCCGACGCGTCGACCGGGAGTGAGGGCCACGAACTCGACGCGGGGACTCGAGACGGCGATCCGCCCGAAGAGACTCCTTCCGAACCGCCCCAGCCACCGGAGCCGGAAACCGAGCCCGGAGTTGACCCACCGCTCTCCGAGGGCGATCACCAAAGCGACACCAGCGGCGTCACCGCCGCGGACGTTATGGACGGCGAGACCGATTCGCACACCGAACCCGATCCAGCAGTTCCGCCTCGAGAATCCGGCGAGAGTTCGTCGAACCCGGATCGAGACGCGGACGAGACGGAACCGGACGACATCGTCGCTCCCGATGAGCCCGATAGCGCGTCGGGTGGCGCTGATCCTGCCGTCGACGGTGCCGACCACAACGAGATCACCGACGAGCCGTCCGTCGAGCGGGTGACGGTCAAGATCACTCGCGACGTCGGCTCGATTCTCGGCGTCGACGATCGCGAATATCGACTCTCGGCCGATGACGTCGTCACCCTTCCCGAACAGAACGCGACACCGCTCGTCGACCGTGAAGCCGCAGAGCCACTCGAGTGA
- the priS gene encoding DNA primase small subunit PriS — MEERTRAYLRGRFRDHYRRTEITLPPAANEREWGFIPWTDGPGTTMVRHRSLLELGDISEFLVRKRPRHVYFSAGRFRDPGASSMDAKDWQSADLIFDLDADHLPGVTLGEDSYAEMLATCKQALFRLLDFLENDFGFYEMEIVFSGGRGYHVHVRDENVRHLEREHRREIVDYVRGIGLDFEELIETETVAGLGRKTPTERRLLQIEGGWGARTHAHFMEYVDELLELEEETALERLQEFDGIGAGKAQATLNAARNNREGLEAGNVTVHTAVSQLAERFASRAVERDNAPIDEPVTTDTNRLIRLPGSLHGGSGLETVRLERDEIAAFDPLCDAIPATFRGQEIAVDVTDGGEVELGGDIFTVSECDQLLPEYVGVFLMARGRAEKEKE; from the coding sequence ATGGAGGAGCGAACGAGAGCCTACCTTAGGGGACGGTTTCGTGATCACTATCGCCGGACGGAGATCACGCTACCCCCTGCAGCCAACGAACGGGAGTGGGGGTTTATCCCCTGGACCGACGGACCGGGAACGACGATGGTCAGACACCGGTCGCTGCTCGAGCTGGGGGACATTTCGGAGTTTCTCGTCCGCAAGCGGCCACGACACGTCTACTTCTCCGCGGGCCGATTTCGCGATCCGGGCGCCAGTTCGATGGACGCGAAGGACTGGCAATCGGCCGACCTGATCTTCGACCTCGACGCCGACCATCTCCCGGGGGTAACGCTCGGTGAGGATTCGTATGCCGAGATGCTCGCGACGTGTAAACAGGCGCTGTTTCGACTGCTCGATTTCCTCGAGAACGACTTCGGCTTCTATGAGATGGAGATAGTCTTCTCCGGCGGACGGGGCTATCACGTCCACGTTCGCGACGAGAACGTCCGCCATCTCGAGCGGGAACATCGACGGGAGATCGTCGATTACGTCCGCGGAATCGGACTCGACTTCGAGGAGCTGATCGAAACCGAAACCGTTGCGGGGCTGGGTCGGAAGACGCCGACGGAGCGTCGCCTCCTCCAGATCGAGGGGGGATGGGGTGCTCGGACCCACGCCCATTTCATGGAGTACGTCGACGAACTGCTCGAACTCGAGGAGGAGACGGCACTCGAGCGTCTCCAGGAGTTCGACGGAATCGGTGCCGGGAAAGCACAGGCGACGCTCAACGCCGCACGAAACAACCGGGAGGGACTCGAAGCGGGCAACGTTACCGTTCACACCGCCGTCTCCCAGCTTGCCGAACGCTTTGCCAGTCGGGCCGTCGAACGCGACAATGCGCCAATCGACGAACCGGTGACGACGGATACGAACCGGCTCATCCGGCTTCCGGGAAGCCTTCACGGTGGCAGCGGCCTCGAGACGGTCCGACTCGAACGCGACGAAATTGCGGCGTTCGACCCGCTTTGCGACGCGATTCCGGCCACCTTTCGCGGCCAAGAGATCGCCGTCGACGTCACCGACGGTGGCGAGGTCGAACTCGGTGGCGATATCTTTACGGTCTCAGAGTGTGACCAGTTACTCCCGGAGTATGTCGGCGTGTTTCTCATGGCACGCGGCAGAGCCGAGAAGGAAAAAGAATGA
- a CDS encoding GNAT family N-acetyltransferase translates to MSVNIDSRVVTPGSDDFVDEAWQLKEDIKRREGVLKQRYDFFTDAYRRSTVHCYLQEGELVGFAAVRRDGYILFLAVDRDCRGLGIGKQLVALVADDHDTITCHARTNNENALEFYEHLGFEIKRRIDDYYEDDGDAYYLKLGPDVGITDRLSELMRR, encoded by the coding sequence GTGAGCGTCAACATCGACAGTCGCGTCGTCACGCCGGGGAGTGACGACTTTGTCGACGAAGCTTGGCAGCTCAAAGAGGATATCAAACGACGCGAGGGAGTGCTCAAGCAGCGATACGACTTTTTCACCGACGCCTACCGCCGTTCTACCGTCCACTGCTATCTTCAGGAGGGGGAGTTGGTCGGATTCGCGGCGGTCAGGCGCGACGGCTACATCCTCTTTCTCGCGGTCGACCGGGACTGTCGCGGGCTCGGAATCGGAAAACAACTCGTCGCCCTCGTCGCGGACGATCACGATACGATCACCTGTCACGCTCGCACGAACAACGAGAACGCTCTCGAGTTCTACGAGCATCTCGGATTCGAGATCAAACGCCGGATCGACGACTACTACGAGGACGACGGCGACGCCTACTACCTCAAACTCGGTCCCGATGTCGGGATTACAGACCGTCTCTCCGAACTAATGCGAAGATAA